A genome region from Musa acuminata AAA Group cultivar baxijiao chromosome BXJ3-5, Cavendish_Baxijiao_AAA, whole genome shotgun sequence includes the following:
- the LOC103984800 gene encoding cytochrome P450 87A3 isoform X2 has protein sequence MAFLVAMCSAVAVVVLVVLWVYRWRNPRCSIGKLPPGSMGLPLLGETMQFFSPNTTFDVSPFIKDRIKRYGPVFRTSLIGLPVVVSTDPELNRFVFQQEGRLFESWYPETFTEIFGRSNVGSLHGFMYKYLKSLVLKLFGPESLKDLLLRDVETAACANLSSWSRLSSIELKEATSNMIFDLTAKKLISYESSSSSESLRKNFVAFIRGLISYPVDLPGTAYYQCMQGRKNVMKVLKNMLKERRNSPRKQHGDFFDSLIEELNKERSLITETIALDLMFVLLFASFETTSLALTLAIKFLTDHPNVLEKLTEEHDTIIKNREDPLSGVTWMEYRSMTFTFQVITETARLANIVPGIFRKALKDIQINGYTIPSGWRVMVCPPAVHLNPEIYKDPLTFDPWRWKERPELNGGSKHFMAFGGGMRFCVGTEFTKLQMAIFLHCLVTKYRWRAIRGGNIVRTPGLGFPDGYHIQLFPKA, from the exons ATGGCATTCCTGGTTGCCATGTGCAGTGCAGTGGCGGTGGTCGTACTGGTGGTTCTCTGGGTTTACAGATGGAGGAACCCGAGATGCAGCATCGGAAAGCTGCCGCCTGGCTCCATGGGTTTGCCTCTGCTTGGCGAGACCATGCAGTTCTTCTCGCCGAACACCACTTTCGATGTCTCTCCCTTCATCAAGGACAGGATAAAGAG GTACGGGCCAGTGTTCAGAACCAGCTTGATCGGCCTGCCTGTGGTTGTGTCCACCGACCCGGAGCTCAACCGCTTCGTCTTCCAACAAGAGGGGAGGCTGTTCGAGAGCTGGTACCCTGAGACCTTCACCGAGATCTTTGGCCGCAGCAACGTGGGGTCCTTGCATGGATTCATGTACAAGTACCTCAAGAGCTTGGTTCTCAAGCTCTTCGGCCCCGAGTCCCTCAAAGACCTGCTGCTTCGTGATGTGGAGACGGCAGCATGCGCCAATCTCTCCTCGTGGTCGCGTCTGTCGAGCATCGAGCTGAAAGAAGCCACGTCAAAT ATGATATTTGATCTCACTGCCAAGAAATTGATTAGCTATGAATCTTCGTCTTCATCTGAGAGTTTGAGGAAAAATTTTGTGGCCTTCATACGAGGACTGATCTCATATCCGGTGGATCTCCCGGGAACAGCTTATTACCAGTGTATGCAG GGAAGGAAGAACGTGATGAAAGTGCTGAAAAATATGCTTAAAGAAAGGCGGAATTCTCCAAGGAAACAACATGGAGATTTCTTCGACTCTCTCATTGAAGAGCTGAACAAAGAAAGATCATTGATAACGGAGACCATTGCTCTGGATTTGATGTTCGTGCTGCTCTTCGCGAGCTTCGAGACCACATCTCTGGCCCTCACGCTGGCCATAAAGTTTCTCACGGACCACCCAAATGTACTGGAGAAATTGACG GAAGAGCATGACACAATAATAAAGAACCGGGAGGACCCATTGTCAGGAGTGACATGGATGGAGTACAGATCAATGACATTCACATTTCAG GTTATCACTGAAACAGCGAGGTTGGCAAATATAGTGCCAGGGATCTTCAGAAAAGCACTGAAGGACATCCAGATTAATG GATACACAATTCCTTCAGGATGGCGAGTCATGGTGTGTCCTCCAGCAGTGCACCTGAACCCTGAGATATACAAGGATCCACTCACCTTCGACCCATGGAGATGGAAG GAGAGGCCAGAACTGAATGGTGGGTCCAAGCATTTCATGGCTTTTGGCGGGGGAATGAGATTCTGTGTGGGCACTGAATTCACCAAGCTGCAAATGGCCATCTTCCTCCATTGCTTGGTGACCAAATACAG GTGGAGGGCAATCAGAGGAGGAAATATAGTCCGAACTCCAGGATTAGGATTCCCAGATGGTTATCACATCCAGCTGTTTCCTAAAGCTTGA
- the LOC103984800 gene encoding cytochrome P450 87A3 isoform X1 has protein sequence MAFLVAMCSAVAVVVLVVLWVYRWRNPRCSIGKLPPGSMGLPLLGETMQFFSPNTTFDVSPFIKDRIKRYGPVFRTSLIGLPVVVSTDPELNRFVFQQEGRLFESWYPETFTEIFGRSNVGSLHGFMYKYLKSLVLKLFGPESLKDLLLRDVETAACANLSSWSRLSSIELKEATSNMIFDLTAKKLISYESSSSSESLRKNFVAFIRGLISYPVDLPGTAYYQCMQGRKNVMKVLKNMLKERRNSPRKQHGDFFDSLIEELNKERSLITETIALDLMFVLLFASFETTSLALTLAIKFLTDHPNVLEKLTEEHDTIIKNREDPLSGVTWMEYRSMTFTFQVITETARLANIVPGIFRKALKDIQINGYTIPSGWRVMVCPPAVHLNPEIYKDPLTFDPWRWKERPELNGGSKHFMAFGGGMRFCVGTEFTKLQMAIFLHCLVTKYRDNSTIKDKIQMPMKLARFKLHNTVSICLPELEVDDEVVHGTL, from the exons ATGGCATTCCTGGTTGCCATGTGCAGTGCAGTGGCGGTGGTCGTACTGGTGGTTCTCTGGGTTTACAGATGGAGGAACCCGAGATGCAGCATCGGAAAGCTGCCGCCTGGCTCCATGGGTTTGCCTCTGCTTGGCGAGACCATGCAGTTCTTCTCGCCGAACACCACTTTCGATGTCTCTCCCTTCATCAAGGACAGGATAAAGAG GTACGGGCCAGTGTTCAGAACCAGCTTGATCGGCCTGCCTGTGGTTGTGTCCACCGACCCGGAGCTCAACCGCTTCGTCTTCCAACAAGAGGGGAGGCTGTTCGAGAGCTGGTACCCTGAGACCTTCACCGAGATCTTTGGCCGCAGCAACGTGGGGTCCTTGCATGGATTCATGTACAAGTACCTCAAGAGCTTGGTTCTCAAGCTCTTCGGCCCCGAGTCCCTCAAAGACCTGCTGCTTCGTGATGTGGAGACGGCAGCATGCGCCAATCTCTCCTCGTGGTCGCGTCTGTCGAGCATCGAGCTGAAAGAAGCCACGTCAAAT ATGATATTTGATCTCACTGCCAAGAAATTGATTAGCTATGAATCTTCGTCTTCATCTGAGAGTTTGAGGAAAAATTTTGTGGCCTTCATACGAGGACTGATCTCATATCCGGTGGATCTCCCGGGAACAGCTTATTACCAGTGTATGCAG GGAAGGAAGAACGTGATGAAAGTGCTGAAAAATATGCTTAAAGAAAGGCGGAATTCTCCAAGGAAACAACATGGAGATTTCTTCGACTCTCTCATTGAAGAGCTGAACAAAGAAAGATCATTGATAACGGAGACCATTGCTCTGGATTTGATGTTCGTGCTGCTCTTCGCGAGCTTCGAGACCACATCTCTGGCCCTCACGCTGGCCATAAAGTTTCTCACGGACCACCCAAATGTACTGGAGAAATTGACG GAAGAGCATGACACAATAATAAAGAACCGGGAGGACCCATTGTCAGGAGTGACATGGATGGAGTACAGATCAATGACATTCACATTTCAG GTTATCACTGAAACAGCGAGGTTGGCAAATATAGTGCCAGGGATCTTCAGAAAAGCACTGAAGGACATCCAGATTAATG GATACACAATTCCTTCAGGATGGCGAGTCATGGTGTGTCCTCCAGCAGTGCACCTGAACCCTGAGATATACAAGGATCCACTCACCTTCGACCCATGGAGATGGAAG GAGAGGCCAGAACTGAATGGTGGGTCCAAGCATTTCATGGCTTTTGGCGGGGGAATGAGATTCTGTGTGGGCACTGAATTCACCAAGCTGCAAATGGCCATCTTCCTCCATTGCTTGGTGACCAAATACAG ggataattctacaataaaagatAAAATCCAGATGCCAATGAAGCTAGCTAGATTCAAACTGCACAATACTGTATCAATCTGTCTTCCTGAGCTCGAGGTTGATGATGAGGTGGTCCACGGCACACTGTAA
- the LOC103984633 gene encoding homeobox-leucine zipper protein ROC5 isoform X2 has protein sequence MSFRGLFDGGSGGGDRVVADAPYRSSIAMSAGSISQPFLTSPSLPNPVFSSPGLSLALTNMEGQGDTAVAGKGGRGEPDSLRRSKEDENESRSGGSDNLEVISGDDFEQENPRKKKRYHRHTPQQIQELEALFKECPHPDEKQRLELSKRLSLEARQVKFWFQNRRTQMKTQIERHENTILRQENDKLHAENLSIREAMRNPICSSCCGPAVLGDVSLEEQHLRIENARLKDELDRVCSLIGKFLGKPISVLAGPVPVSISNSSLELAVGTNAFGGLGSVVTTTLPPVADFAAGLSSPLGTVVTPARNAGTGAIGGGADKSQERFVLLELALTAMDELLKMAQMGEPLWIPGVDGSKETLNYDEYDRSVPCCIGAKPIGFISEATRATGAVIINSLALVETLMDANRWADMFPSIVARSTTTGVISGGMGGSKNGSLQLVSSWHSDMQAELQVLSPLVPVRHVQFLRFCKQLADAVWAVVDASIDGIRDSPSAQQTNCRRLPSGCVVQDLPNGYSKVTWVEHAEYDEATVHPLYRPLLRSGMALGAHRWVAALQRQCHSLAVLVSSSLPPGDNTPITPSGRRSMLKLAQRMTDNFCAGVCASSAHQWNKLRGGVDIGEDVRVMTRQSVANPGEPPGVVLSAATSVWLPVAPQRLFDFLRNERLRSQWDILSNGGPMQEMAHIAKGQDTTGIAVTLLRASAVNADQSSMLILQETCTDASGSLVVYAPVDVPAMHLVMSGGDSSYVALLPSGFAILPDGRKAVGSLLTVAFQILVNSQPTAKLTVESVETVNNLISCTVQKIKAALRCEA, from the exons ATGAGTTTTAGAGGATTGTTCGACGGCGGCTCCGGCGGCGGGGATCGTGTGGTGGCCGATGCGCCGTACCGCAGCTCCATAGCCATGTCGGCCGGCTCCATCTCTCAGCCGTTCCTAACCTCGCCGTCTCTTCCCAATCCGGTGTTCAGTTCCCCTGGCCTCTCCCTCGCCCTG ACGAACATGGAAGGCCAGGGCGACACCGCCGTCGCAGGAAAAGGTGGAAGAGGCGAGCCGGATTCCTTGCGGCGGAGCAAGGAAGATGAGAACGAGAGCAGATCAGGAGGGAGTGATAACCTGGAAGTAATATCCGGTGACGATTTTGAGCAGGAGAACCCTCGCAAGAAGAAGCGATACCATCGCCACACCCCTCAGCAAATCCAAGAACTCGAGGC GCTCTTCAAGGAATGCCCTCATCCCGATGAGAAGCAAAGGCTGGAACTCAGCAAGAGGTTATCCTTGGAGGCCCGCCAGGTCAAGTTCTGGTTTCAGAACCGGCGAACTCAGATGAAG ACTCAAATAGAACGCCACGAAAACACGATCCTTAGGCAGGAGAATGATAAGCTTCACGCCGAGAACTTGTCGATCAGGGAGGCGATGAGGAATCCCATCTGCAGCAGCTGCTGTGGGCCGGCGGTGCTGGGGGACGTCTCGCTCGAAGAACAGCACCTGCGCATCGAGAACGCCCGTCTGAAGGATGAGCTCGATCGAGTTTGCTCTCTCATCGGCAAGTTCTTGGGCAAGCCTATTTCAGTATTAGCTGGTCCGGTCCCTGTCTCGATCTCGAACTCCTCGTTGGAGCTGGCGGTCGGGACGAATGCTTTTGGCGGTCTGGGCTCGGTGGTTACGACAACATTGCCTCCGGTAGCTGATTTCGCTGCTGGGTTGTCAAGCCCGCTCGGTACTGTCGTTACTCCTGCTAGGAACGCTGGCACAGGAGCCATCGGTGGTGGAGCGGATAAGTCGCAGGAGAGATTTGTACTCTTGGAACTTGCACTCACTGCAATGGATGAGCTGCTGAAGATGGCTCAGATGGGGGAGCCTCTTTGGATCCCCGGCGTGGATGGAAGCAAGGAGACACTGAACTATGACGAGTACGATCGCAGTGTCCCTTGCTGCATCGGCGCCAAGCCCATTGGATTTATCTCGGAGGCGACGAGGGCTACCGGCGCGGTGATCATCAATAGCTTGGCACTGGTGGAGACCCTCATGGATGCC AATAGGTGGGCAGATATGTTCCCTTCGATCGTTGCAAGATCCACCACCACGGGTGTGATTTCCGGTGGCATGGGTGGGAGTAAGAATGGATCACTCCAGCTCGTGAGTTCATGGCATTCGGAT ATGCAAGCGGAGCTTCAAGTTCTGTCACCGCTGGTTCCAGTCCGACATGTTCAGTTCCTTCGGTTCTGCAAGCAGCTCGCTGACGCGGTTTGGGCGGTGGTCGATGCCTCCATCGATGGAATTAGAGACAGCCCTTCGGCGCAACAGACCAATTGCCGTCGGTTGCCTTCGGGCTGCGTGGTGCAAGACTTGCCCAATGGTTATTCGAAG GTCACATGGGTGGAGCACGCGGAATACGACGAGGCTACGGTGCACCCGCTGTACCGCCCGCTGCTGCGCTCCGGCATGGCGCTCGGCGCCCACCGGTGGGTCGCGGCGCTCCAGCGCCAGTGCCACTCCCTGGCCGTCctcgtctcctcctccctcccccccGGCGACAACACTC CGATCACCCCGAGCGGGAGGAGGAGCATGCTGAAGCTGGCGCAGCGCATGACCGACAACTTCTGCGCCGGAGTGTGCGCGTCGTCGGCCCACCAGTGGAACAAGCTCCGCGGCGGCGTCGACATCGGCGAGGACGTGAGGGTGATGACGAGGCAGAGCGTGGCCAACCCCGGGGAGCCACCGGGCGTGGTGCTGAGCGCCGCCACCTCGGTGTGGCTCCCCGTCGCGCCGCAGCGGCTCTTCGACTTCCTCCGCAACGAGCGGCTCCGGAGCCAGTGGGACATCCTCTCCAACGGCGGGCCCATGCAGGAGATGGCCCACATCGCCAAGGGACAGGACACCACCGGCATTGCCGTCACCCTCCTCCGTGCTAGC GCGGTGAACGCGGACCAGAGCAGCATGCTGATACTGCAGGAGACGTGCACGGACGCGTCCGGGTCGCTGGTGGTGTACGCCCCGGTGGACGTGCCGGCCATGCACCTCGTCATGAGCGGCGGCGACTCCTCCTACGTCGCGCTCCTCCCGTCCGGCTTCGCCATCCTCCCCGACGGTCGTAAGGCGGTAGGCTCGCTCCTCACGGTCGCGTTCCAGATACTGGTGAACAGCCAGCCGACGGCGAAGCTGACGGTGGAGTCGGTGGAGACCGTGAATAACCTCATCTCCTGCACCGTCCAGAAGATCAAGGCCGCCCTCCGCTGCGAAGCTTGA
- the LOC103984633 gene encoding homeobox-leucine zipper protein ROC5 isoform X3, protein MSFRGLFDGGSGGGDRVVADAPYRSSIAMSAGSISQPFLTSPSLPNPVFSSPGLSLALQTNMEGQGDTAVAGKGGRGEPDSLRRSKEDENESRSGGSDNLEVISGDDFEQENPRKKKRYHRHTPQQIQELEALFKECPHPDEKQRLELSKRLSLEARQVKFWFQNRRTQMKTQIERHENTILRQENDKLHAENLSIREAMRNPICSSCCGPAVLGDVSLEEQHLRIENARLKDELDRVCSLIGKFLGKPISVLAGPVPVSISNSSLELAVGTNAFGGLGSVVTTTLPPVADFAAGLSSPLGTVVTPARNAGTGAIGGGADKSQERFVLLELALTAMDELLKMAQMGEPLWIPGVDGSKETLNYDEYDRSVPCCIGAKPIGFISEATRATGAVIINSLALVETLMDANRWADMFPSIVARSTTTGVISGGMGGSKNGSLQLMQAELQVLSPLVPVRHVQFLRFCKQLADAVWAVVDASIDGIRDSPSAQQTNCRRLPSGCVVQDLPNGYSKVTWVEHAEYDEATVHPLYRPLLRSGMALGAHRWVAALQRQCHSLAVLVSSSLPPGDNTPITPSGRRSMLKLAQRMTDNFCAGVCASSAHQWNKLRGGVDIGEDVRVMTRQSVANPGEPPGVVLSAATSVWLPVAPQRLFDFLRNERLRSQWDILSNGGPMQEMAHIAKGQDTTGIAVTLLRASAVNADQSSMLILQETCTDASGSLVVYAPVDVPAMHLVMSGGDSSYVALLPSGFAILPDGRKAVGSLLTVAFQILVNSQPTAKLTVESVETVNNLISCTVQKIKAALRCEA, encoded by the exons ATGAGTTTTAGAGGATTGTTCGACGGCGGCTCCGGCGGCGGGGATCGTGTGGTGGCCGATGCGCCGTACCGCAGCTCCATAGCCATGTCGGCCGGCTCCATCTCTCAGCCGTTCCTAACCTCGCCGTCTCTTCCCAATCCGGTGTTCAGTTCCCCTGGCCTCTCCCTCGCCCTG CAGACGAACATGGAAGGCCAGGGCGACACCGCCGTCGCAGGAAAAGGTGGAAGAGGCGAGCCGGATTCCTTGCGGCGGAGCAAGGAAGATGAGAACGAGAGCAGATCAGGAGGGAGTGATAACCTGGAAGTAATATCCGGTGACGATTTTGAGCAGGAGAACCCTCGCAAGAAGAAGCGATACCATCGCCACACCCCTCAGCAAATCCAAGAACTCGAGGC GCTCTTCAAGGAATGCCCTCATCCCGATGAGAAGCAAAGGCTGGAACTCAGCAAGAGGTTATCCTTGGAGGCCCGCCAGGTCAAGTTCTGGTTTCAGAACCGGCGAACTCAGATGAAG ACTCAAATAGAACGCCACGAAAACACGATCCTTAGGCAGGAGAATGATAAGCTTCACGCCGAGAACTTGTCGATCAGGGAGGCGATGAGGAATCCCATCTGCAGCAGCTGCTGTGGGCCGGCGGTGCTGGGGGACGTCTCGCTCGAAGAACAGCACCTGCGCATCGAGAACGCCCGTCTGAAGGATGAGCTCGATCGAGTTTGCTCTCTCATCGGCAAGTTCTTGGGCAAGCCTATTTCAGTATTAGCTGGTCCGGTCCCTGTCTCGATCTCGAACTCCTCGTTGGAGCTGGCGGTCGGGACGAATGCTTTTGGCGGTCTGGGCTCGGTGGTTACGACAACATTGCCTCCGGTAGCTGATTTCGCTGCTGGGTTGTCAAGCCCGCTCGGTACTGTCGTTACTCCTGCTAGGAACGCTGGCACAGGAGCCATCGGTGGTGGAGCGGATAAGTCGCAGGAGAGATTTGTACTCTTGGAACTTGCACTCACTGCAATGGATGAGCTGCTGAAGATGGCTCAGATGGGGGAGCCTCTTTGGATCCCCGGCGTGGATGGAAGCAAGGAGACACTGAACTATGACGAGTACGATCGCAGTGTCCCTTGCTGCATCGGCGCCAAGCCCATTGGATTTATCTCGGAGGCGACGAGGGCTACCGGCGCGGTGATCATCAATAGCTTGGCACTGGTGGAGACCCTCATGGATGCC AATAGGTGGGCAGATATGTTCCCTTCGATCGTTGCAAGATCCACCACCACGGGTGTGATTTCCGGTGGCATGGGTGGGAGTAAGAATGGATCACTCCAGCTC ATGCAAGCGGAGCTTCAAGTTCTGTCACCGCTGGTTCCAGTCCGACATGTTCAGTTCCTTCGGTTCTGCAAGCAGCTCGCTGACGCGGTTTGGGCGGTGGTCGATGCCTCCATCGATGGAATTAGAGACAGCCCTTCGGCGCAACAGACCAATTGCCGTCGGTTGCCTTCGGGCTGCGTGGTGCAAGACTTGCCCAATGGTTATTCGAAG GTCACATGGGTGGAGCACGCGGAATACGACGAGGCTACGGTGCACCCGCTGTACCGCCCGCTGCTGCGCTCCGGCATGGCGCTCGGCGCCCACCGGTGGGTCGCGGCGCTCCAGCGCCAGTGCCACTCCCTGGCCGTCctcgtctcctcctccctcccccccGGCGACAACACTC CGATCACCCCGAGCGGGAGGAGGAGCATGCTGAAGCTGGCGCAGCGCATGACCGACAACTTCTGCGCCGGAGTGTGCGCGTCGTCGGCCCACCAGTGGAACAAGCTCCGCGGCGGCGTCGACATCGGCGAGGACGTGAGGGTGATGACGAGGCAGAGCGTGGCCAACCCCGGGGAGCCACCGGGCGTGGTGCTGAGCGCCGCCACCTCGGTGTGGCTCCCCGTCGCGCCGCAGCGGCTCTTCGACTTCCTCCGCAACGAGCGGCTCCGGAGCCAGTGGGACATCCTCTCCAACGGCGGGCCCATGCAGGAGATGGCCCACATCGCCAAGGGACAGGACACCACCGGCATTGCCGTCACCCTCCTCCGTGCTAGC GCGGTGAACGCGGACCAGAGCAGCATGCTGATACTGCAGGAGACGTGCACGGACGCGTCCGGGTCGCTGGTGGTGTACGCCCCGGTGGACGTGCCGGCCATGCACCTCGTCATGAGCGGCGGCGACTCCTCCTACGTCGCGCTCCTCCCGTCCGGCTTCGCCATCCTCCCCGACGGTCGTAAGGCGGTAGGCTCGCTCCTCACGGTCGCGTTCCAGATACTGGTGAACAGCCAGCCGACGGCGAAGCTGACGGTGGAGTCGGTGGAGACCGTGAATAACCTCATCTCCTGCACCGTCCAGAAGATCAAGGCCGCCCTCCGCTGCGAAGCTTGA
- the LOC103984633 gene encoding homeobox-leucine zipper protein ROC5 isoform X1, translating to MSFRGLFDGGSGGGDRVVADAPYRSSIAMSAGSISQPFLTSPSLPNPVFSSPGLSLALQTNMEGQGDTAVAGKGGRGEPDSLRRSKEDENESRSGGSDNLEVISGDDFEQENPRKKKRYHRHTPQQIQELEALFKECPHPDEKQRLELSKRLSLEARQVKFWFQNRRTQMKTQIERHENTILRQENDKLHAENLSIREAMRNPICSSCCGPAVLGDVSLEEQHLRIENARLKDELDRVCSLIGKFLGKPISVLAGPVPVSISNSSLELAVGTNAFGGLGSVVTTTLPPVADFAAGLSSPLGTVVTPARNAGTGAIGGGADKSQERFVLLELALTAMDELLKMAQMGEPLWIPGVDGSKETLNYDEYDRSVPCCIGAKPIGFISEATRATGAVIINSLALVETLMDANRWADMFPSIVARSTTTGVISGGMGGSKNGSLQLVSSWHSDMQAELQVLSPLVPVRHVQFLRFCKQLADAVWAVVDASIDGIRDSPSAQQTNCRRLPSGCVVQDLPNGYSKVTWVEHAEYDEATVHPLYRPLLRSGMALGAHRWVAALQRQCHSLAVLVSSSLPPGDNTPITPSGRRSMLKLAQRMTDNFCAGVCASSAHQWNKLRGGVDIGEDVRVMTRQSVANPGEPPGVVLSAATSVWLPVAPQRLFDFLRNERLRSQWDILSNGGPMQEMAHIAKGQDTTGIAVTLLRASAVNADQSSMLILQETCTDASGSLVVYAPVDVPAMHLVMSGGDSSYVALLPSGFAILPDGRKAVGSLLTVAFQILVNSQPTAKLTVESVETVNNLISCTVQKIKAALRCEA from the exons ATGAGTTTTAGAGGATTGTTCGACGGCGGCTCCGGCGGCGGGGATCGTGTGGTGGCCGATGCGCCGTACCGCAGCTCCATAGCCATGTCGGCCGGCTCCATCTCTCAGCCGTTCCTAACCTCGCCGTCTCTTCCCAATCCGGTGTTCAGTTCCCCTGGCCTCTCCCTCGCCCTG CAGACGAACATGGAAGGCCAGGGCGACACCGCCGTCGCAGGAAAAGGTGGAAGAGGCGAGCCGGATTCCTTGCGGCGGAGCAAGGAAGATGAGAACGAGAGCAGATCAGGAGGGAGTGATAACCTGGAAGTAATATCCGGTGACGATTTTGAGCAGGAGAACCCTCGCAAGAAGAAGCGATACCATCGCCACACCCCTCAGCAAATCCAAGAACTCGAGGC GCTCTTCAAGGAATGCCCTCATCCCGATGAGAAGCAAAGGCTGGAACTCAGCAAGAGGTTATCCTTGGAGGCCCGCCAGGTCAAGTTCTGGTTTCAGAACCGGCGAACTCAGATGAAG ACTCAAATAGAACGCCACGAAAACACGATCCTTAGGCAGGAGAATGATAAGCTTCACGCCGAGAACTTGTCGATCAGGGAGGCGATGAGGAATCCCATCTGCAGCAGCTGCTGTGGGCCGGCGGTGCTGGGGGACGTCTCGCTCGAAGAACAGCACCTGCGCATCGAGAACGCCCGTCTGAAGGATGAGCTCGATCGAGTTTGCTCTCTCATCGGCAAGTTCTTGGGCAAGCCTATTTCAGTATTAGCTGGTCCGGTCCCTGTCTCGATCTCGAACTCCTCGTTGGAGCTGGCGGTCGGGACGAATGCTTTTGGCGGTCTGGGCTCGGTGGTTACGACAACATTGCCTCCGGTAGCTGATTTCGCTGCTGGGTTGTCAAGCCCGCTCGGTACTGTCGTTACTCCTGCTAGGAACGCTGGCACAGGAGCCATCGGTGGTGGAGCGGATAAGTCGCAGGAGAGATTTGTACTCTTGGAACTTGCACTCACTGCAATGGATGAGCTGCTGAAGATGGCTCAGATGGGGGAGCCTCTTTGGATCCCCGGCGTGGATGGAAGCAAGGAGACACTGAACTATGACGAGTACGATCGCAGTGTCCCTTGCTGCATCGGCGCCAAGCCCATTGGATTTATCTCGGAGGCGACGAGGGCTACCGGCGCGGTGATCATCAATAGCTTGGCACTGGTGGAGACCCTCATGGATGCC AATAGGTGGGCAGATATGTTCCCTTCGATCGTTGCAAGATCCACCACCACGGGTGTGATTTCCGGTGGCATGGGTGGGAGTAAGAATGGATCACTCCAGCTCGTGAGTTCATGGCATTCGGAT ATGCAAGCGGAGCTTCAAGTTCTGTCACCGCTGGTTCCAGTCCGACATGTTCAGTTCCTTCGGTTCTGCAAGCAGCTCGCTGACGCGGTTTGGGCGGTGGTCGATGCCTCCATCGATGGAATTAGAGACAGCCCTTCGGCGCAACAGACCAATTGCCGTCGGTTGCCTTCGGGCTGCGTGGTGCAAGACTTGCCCAATGGTTATTCGAAG GTCACATGGGTGGAGCACGCGGAATACGACGAGGCTACGGTGCACCCGCTGTACCGCCCGCTGCTGCGCTCCGGCATGGCGCTCGGCGCCCACCGGTGGGTCGCGGCGCTCCAGCGCCAGTGCCACTCCCTGGCCGTCctcgtctcctcctccctcccccccGGCGACAACACTC CGATCACCCCGAGCGGGAGGAGGAGCATGCTGAAGCTGGCGCAGCGCATGACCGACAACTTCTGCGCCGGAGTGTGCGCGTCGTCGGCCCACCAGTGGAACAAGCTCCGCGGCGGCGTCGACATCGGCGAGGACGTGAGGGTGATGACGAGGCAGAGCGTGGCCAACCCCGGGGAGCCACCGGGCGTGGTGCTGAGCGCCGCCACCTCGGTGTGGCTCCCCGTCGCGCCGCAGCGGCTCTTCGACTTCCTCCGCAACGAGCGGCTCCGGAGCCAGTGGGACATCCTCTCCAACGGCGGGCCCATGCAGGAGATGGCCCACATCGCCAAGGGACAGGACACCACCGGCATTGCCGTCACCCTCCTCCGTGCTAGC GCGGTGAACGCGGACCAGAGCAGCATGCTGATACTGCAGGAGACGTGCACGGACGCGTCCGGGTCGCTGGTGGTGTACGCCCCGGTGGACGTGCCGGCCATGCACCTCGTCATGAGCGGCGGCGACTCCTCCTACGTCGCGCTCCTCCCGTCCGGCTTCGCCATCCTCCCCGACGGTCGTAAGGCGGTAGGCTCGCTCCTCACGGTCGCGTTCCAGATACTGGTGAACAGCCAGCCGACGGCGAAGCTGACGGTGGAGTCGGTGGAGACCGTGAATAACCTCATCTCCTGCACCGTCCAGAAGATCAAGGCCGCCCTCCGCTGCGAAGCTTGA